A stretch of the Kroppenstedtia eburnea genome encodes the following:
- the dnaN gene encoding DNA polymerase III subunit beta — protein MKFRICRTALTEAVSQVSKAVSTKTTVPILTGIHATVDEEGLWLTGSNSDLTIQVCIPLRRDDKELVNVDTMGSVVLPGRIFSDIVRKLPGDQVEWDVDERWKTTLHSDQAHFELKGLDPEEYPRVPRFDEEQMFSLPAELLKSMIRQTGFAVSTSEARGVLTGVLWRLESGRLTFVATDSIRLSRKEADVEVPEELTLENVVIPGKSLSELGKILADQTGWVDVILADNQIMVRSDHLLFFSRLLDGTYPDTNRVIPKSGKTEIRVSTKEILQSVDRAALISRDGRDNVIKWTVKEKGVVQVQSAAQDVGSVLEEVDAQVDGEEVSLSFNAQYMMDALRAVDSDEIRILLTGTMTPFLIQPADREDALHLIVPIRTR, from the coding sequence ATGAAATTCAGGATCTGCCGTACCGCTTTGACGGAAGCCGTATCCCAGGTGTCCAAGGCCGTATCCACCAAAACCACTGTTCCGATTTTGACCGGGATCCACGCCACTGTCGACGAAGAGGGTTTGTGGCTGACCGGGAGCAATTCAGATCTGACCATCCAGGTTTGCATTCCCCTCCGCCGGGATGATAAGGAATTGGTCAATGTGGACACAATGGGTAGTGTTGTCCTGCCCGGGCGGATCTTTTCGGATATCGTCCGTAAATTACCCGGAGACCAAGTGGAATGGGATGTGGATGAACGGTGGAAAACCACCCTTCATTCCGACCAGGCCCACTTTGAGCTGAAGGGATTGGATCCTGAGGAATATCCCCGGGTCCCCCGGTTTGACGAAGAGCAGATGTTCAGCTTGCCGGCGGAGCTTTTGAAATCGATGATCCGCCAAACCGGCTTCGCAGTTTCCACATCGGAAGCCCGGGGAGTGTTGACCGGGGTTTTGTGGCGATTGGAATCAGGTCGGCTCACCTTTGTCGCCACGGACAGCATTCGCCTGTCCCGAAAGGAAGCCGATGTGGAAGTTCCAGAGGAGCTCACTTTGGAAAATGTGGTGATTCCCGGAAAAAGCCTGTCTGAGTTGGGGAAGATCCTGGCGGATCAGACGGGATGGGTGGATGTGATTCTTGCGGATAACCAAATTATGGTACGTTCGGACCACCTCCTCTTTTTCTCCCGCCTGCTGGATGGAACCTATCCGGATACCAACCGGGTGATTCCCAAGAGCGGAAAGACGGAAATCCGGGTCTCCACCAAGGAAATTCTGCAGTCCGTGGATCGTGCCGCATTGATCAGCCGGGACGGTCGCGATAATGTGATAAAATGGACAGTGAAGGAAAAAGGAGTGGTTCAGGTCCAGTCTGCAGCCCAGGATGTGGGCAGCGTGTTGGAGGAAGTGGATGCCCAGGTGGACGGGGAAGAGGTCAGTCTCTCCTTCAACGCCCAATATATGATGGACGCCTTGCGCGCCGTGGATTCCGATGAAATCCGGATTCTCCTGACCGGAACGATGACGCCGTTTTTGATCCAACCCGCCGACCGGGAGGATGCTCTGCACCTGATTGTGCCGATCCGCACGCGCTGA
- the yaaA gene encoding S4 domain-containing protein YaaA, producing MKQVTIQTDTITLGQLLKKLDILATGGQAKHFLSENRVLVNGVEEVRRGRKLYPQDRVEIEGYGKVSLVHRD from the coding sequence ATGAAACAGGTGACCATTCAAACCGATACCATAACATTGGGGCAGCTGCTTAAAAAGTTGGATATTTTGGCCACCGGTGGACAGGCCAAACATTTTCTCTCTGAAAACCGGGTGTTGGTGAACGGAGTGGAGGAGGTACGGCGGGGGAGAAAGCTGTATCCGCAGGATCGGGTCGAGATCGAAGGCTACGGCAAGGTGAGTCTGGTTCACAGGGATTGA
- the recF gene encoding DNA replication/repair protein RecF (All proteins in this family for which functions are known are DNA-binding proteins that assist the filamentation of RecA onto DNA for the initiation of recombination or recombinational repair.), which yields MYVERLELKQFRNIEHLKLDCSGELHMFVGPNAQGKTNILESLYVLAIGKSHRTRSHRELIRWEQTGALLKAEVSGKESARRLEIRLTPRGKRVLRNGVEQRRLSEYIGSLTAVLFAPEDLSIVKGSPQVRRRFLDMEIGQVSPAYIYHLTRYNQLLQQRNSLLKELGKGWGKQTALLDVLNEQLVGLSTHLWSKRFSFVNILSRWAQEIHHSITQGSESLTLQYRPLAAVEPGMDRSSMEEALTRELMQVREQEIQRGTTLIGPHRDDLRIAANGTDLHTFGSQGQQRTAALSLKLAEIELIHQETGTYPILLLDDVLSELDDGRKTHLLEAIRGRVQTFVTTTGLEGIDRETLERARIRRVHQGSISEQG from the coding sequence ATGTACGTGGAGCGGCTGGAACTGAAACAGTTCCGCAACATCGAACACCTCAAACTGGATTGCTCCGGAGAGCTCCACATGTTTGTCGGACCCAATGCCCAGGGCAAAACCAATATCCTGGAGTCTCTCTATGTCCTCGCCATCGGGAAGTCTCACCGAACCCGCAGTCACCGGGAGCTGATCCGTTGGGAACAGACGGGAGCACTCCTGAAGGCTGAGGTTTCCGGAAAAGAGTCGGCCCGACGGTTGGAGATCCGACTGACCCCCCGTGGCAAGCGGGTGCTGCGCAACGGAGTGGAACAGCGCCGGCTGAGTGAATATATCGGTTCCCTCACCGCTGTCCTGTTCGCTCCGGAGGACTTGTCCATCGTCAAGGGAAGTCCCCAGGTGAGGAGACGATTCCTCGACATGGAGATCGGACAGGTCAGTCCCGCCTATATCTATCATCTGACCCGATACAATCAGCTGCTTCAGCAACGCAACAGTCTGCTCAAAGAGCTGGGAAAAGGGTGGGGAAAACAGACCGCACTCCTCGATGTTCTCAATGAACAGTTGGTCGGGTTATCCACACACTTGTGGAGCAAACGGTTCTCCTTTGTGAACATCCTTTCCCGGTGGGCACAGGAGATTCACCACTCCATCACCCAAGGGAGTGAAAGCCTCACCCTCCAATACCGGCCCCTGGCTGCCGTGGAGCCGGGGATGGATCGGTCATCGATGGAGGAGGCGCTGACCCGGGAACTGATGCAGGTCCGGGAACAGGAGATTCAGCGGGGGACCACCCTGATCGGCCCCCATCGGGATGATCTGCGGATCGCCGCCAACGGCACGGACCTGCACACTTTCGGTTCCCAGGGACAACAGCGCACCGCCGCGCTCTCTCTCAAACTGGCGGAGATCGAATTGATTCACCAAGAGACCGGAACTTATCCCATTCTATTGTTGGATGATGTGTTATCGGAACTGGACGATGGCCGCAAAACGCATCTGCTGGAGGCCATCCGGGGGCGTGTCCAGACCTTTGTCACAACCACCGGTTTGGAGGGAATTGACCGGGAGACACTGGAGCGGGCCCGGATTCGCCGGGTCCATCAGGGCAGTATTTCCGAACAGGGGTGA
- the remB gene encoding extracellular matrix regulator RemB, whose amino-acid sequence MFIHLGGNKMIRISEVITILDAGNRRSPITLIPFLDEVERQGRMERITTQEEVKSYVVTRTGVYASPISSLTLLKRAQQGGSRRRIDEWYGPDPEKKELKE is encoded by the coding sequence GTGTTTATCCATCTCGGGGGCAATAAGATGATTCGGATCAGTGAAGTGATCACCATCCTGGATGCCGGGAATCGGCGCTCTCCCATCACCTTGATTCCTTTTTTGGATGAGGTGGAGAGGCAGGGGAGGATGGAGAGAATCACCACCCAGGAAGAGGTGAAGTCTTACGTGGTCACCCGGACCGGGGTATATGCTTCGCCGATTTCATCCCTGACATTGTTGAAACGGGCGCAGCAGGGAGGCTCCCGTCGGAGGATCGATGAATGGTACGGACCGGATCCGGAGAAAAAGGAACTCAAGGAGTAG
- the gyrB gene encoding DNA topoisomerase (ATP-hydrolyzing) subunit B, whose product MTVEKKNYDESQIQVLEGLEAVRKRPGMYIGATSSRGLHHLVWEVVDNSIDEALAGRCDTIQVTVNEDNSVTVEDNGRGIPVGIQPKVGRPAVEVVMTVLHAGGKFDNEGYKFSGGLHGVGVSVVNALSEWLEVQVKREGKIHVQRYRKGVPESDLQVTGKTKETGTRITFKPDPEIFTETTEYDYEILQNRLRELAFLNQGLRIMLSDERGEGKSNEFKYDGGIRSFVEHLNKNRESLHQPPIFIEGEKEELVVQIALQYNDGFSSNLYSYANNIHTHEGGTHEAGFKSALTRVINDYARRHNLLKENDNNLSGDDTREGLTAIISIKIPDPQFEGQTKTKLGNSEARTVTESIFAEQFLAFLEENPAVSKKVINKAVMAARAREAARKARELTRRKNALEVSSLPGKLADCTSRKAEISELYLVEGDSAGGTAKQGRDRMFQAILPLRGKILNVEKARLDKALSNEEIRTITTALGTGIGEDFQLEKARYHKIMIMTDADVDGAHIRTLLLTFFYRYMRPLVEAGYVYIAQPPLYKITQGKKVLYAFDDREKERIVSELEDKGKVELQRYKGLGEMTATQLWETTMDPESRTLLQVSLEDALDADQVFETLMGEKVEPRREFIQEYAKQVRNLDI is encoded by the coding sequence GTGACCGTTGAGAAGAAAAACTATGATGAATCGCAGATTCAGGTGCTGGAGGGGCTGGAGGCGGTCCGGAAGCGGCCCGGGATGTATATCGGGGCCACCAGCAGCCGGGGGTTGCACCACTTGGTATGGGAAGTGGTCGACAACAGTATCGACGAAGCCTTGGCCGGACGCTGTGACACGATTCAAGTGACCGTCAATGAAGACAACAGTGTCACCGTGGAGGACAACGGACGCGGAATTCCGGTGGGGATCCAGCCCAAGGTGGGCCGGCCCGCAGTGGAGGTGGTGATGACCGTCCTCCATGCCGGCGGGAAATTCGATAATGAAGGATACAAATTTTCCGGCGGCCTGCACGGAGTGGGCGTATCCGTCGTCAATGCCCTCTCCGAATGGTTGGAAGTGCAAGTGAAGCGGGAAGGGAAAATTCATGTCCAACGGTATCGAAAAGGGGTGCCGGAGTCCGATCTCCAAGTGACCGGGAAGACGAAGGAGACAGGGACGCGCATCACCTTCAAACCGGACCCGGAGATTTTCACAGAGACCACCGAATATGATTATGAGATCTTGCAAAATCGCCTGCGGGAATTGGCATTTCTCAACCAGGGGCTCCGGATCATGCTGTCGGATGAACGGGGTGAAGGGAAGTCCAATGAGTTCAAGTATGACGGAGGCATCCGCTCCTTTGTGGAACACTTGAACAAAAACCGGGAAAGTCTGCATCAACCGCCGATTTTCATTGAAGGGGAGAAAGAGGAGCTGGTGGTCCAGATCGCTCTCCAGTACAATGATGGATTTTCCAGCAACCTGTATTCCTATGCCAACAATATTCACACCCATGAGGGAGGCACCCACGAGGCGGGTTTCAAGTCGGCCCTCACCCGTGTGATCAACGATTATGCCCGGCGTCACAATCTGCTCAAGGAGAATGACAACAACCTGAGCGGAGACGACACCCGGGAGGGCTTGACAGCCATTATCAGCATCAAAATCCCGGATCCCCAGTTTGAAGGGCAGACCAAGACCAAACTGGGCAACTCCGAAGCCCGGACAGTGACGGAATCCATTTTCGCCGAACAGTTCCTCGCCTTCCTGGAGGAGAATCCCGCGGTCTCCAAAAAAGTGATCAACAAAGCGGTGATGGCCGCCCGGGCACGGGAAGCCGCCCGCAAAGCACGGGAGCTGACCCGGCGCAAAAACGCCCTGGAAGTGAGTTCCCTCCCGGGGAAATTGGCCGACTGCACCTCCCGCAAAGCGGAAATCAGTGAACTGTATCTGGTGGAGGGGGATTCCGCAGGGGGAACGGCCAAGCAGGGAAGGGACCGCATGTTTCAGGCGATCCTCCCCTTGCGCGGAAAGATTCTCAATGTGGAGAAGGCCCGGCTGGATAAAGCCCTGTCCAATGAAGAAATCCGCACCATCACCACCGCCCTGGGAACCGGGATCGGAGAGGACTTTCAGCTGGAGAAGGCCCGTTATCACAAAATCATGATCATGACCGATGCCGATGTGGACGGAGCCCATATCCGCACCTTGCTCCTCACCTTCTTTTACCGGTATATGCGTCCTCTGGTTGAAGCGGGCTATGTCTATATCGCCCAGCCTCCCCTCTACAAGATCACCCAGGGCAAAAAAGTCCTGTATGCTTTTGATGACCGGGAGAAAGAAAGAATCGTCTCAGAGCTGGAAGACAAGGGAAAAGTGGAGCTGCAACGGTATAAGGGTCTGGGGGAGATGACCGCCACCCAGCTGTGGGAAACGACGATGGATCCGGAAAGCCGGACGTTGCTGCAGGTCTCCCTGGAGGACGCCCTGGATGCGGACCAGGTCTTTGAAACCCTGATGGGAGAGAAAGTGGAGCCACGCCGGGAATTTATCCAGGAGTATGCCAAGCAGGTGCGTAATCTGGATATCTGA
- the gyrA gene encoding DNA gyrase subunit A, whose product MPEEQRINEINISQEMRSSFLDYAMSVIVSRALPDVRDGLKPVHRRILYTMHELGMTSDKPYRKSANVVGNVLASYHPHGDGAVYDTMVRMAQDFSYRYMLVDGHGNFGSVDGDSPAAMRYTEARMAPITRELLRDIEKETIDFTPNYDGRLEEPVVLPARFPNLLVNGSAGIAVGMATNIPPHNLTEVIDGLLAMIQNPEITIDELMEHIKGPDFPTAGLILGRDGIKKAYRTGRGSIKMQAKTRIEEANNGKMRIVVEELPYQVNKAKLVEKIAELVRDKKIDGITDLRDESDRNGMRVIIELRRDVNPKVLLNNLYKQTNLQTSFGVNMLALVDGKPLVLNLKQVLHHYLEHQVEVIRRRTQFDLRKAEERAHILEGLRIALDHIDEVIELIRGSRTTQEARDGLMEKFGLSDKQAQAILDMRLQRLTGLEREKIETEYDELLKTIAELKAILASEEKIRGVVRDELTEVRDKYGDERRSRIMLNTGDIADEDLIPEDEVTILMTHRGYIKRMLLSGYRAQRRGGRGVSGMGTREDDFVQHLFVTNSHNYLLFFSNKGKVYRMKAYEVPELSRTARGTPIINLIQIDQGEYIEAVIPVREFSPDSYLFFGTKFGVVKKTPLEEFGHIRRNGLFAINLREGDELVGVRLTDGEQEIMLGTRRGMSIRFPEQDVRQMGRTATGVKGIALGKDDEVVGMEVVDPEREVVVVTSKGYGKRTPLSEYRTQSRGGKGIKAQNVTKTKGHVVGLKVVSPDEDLMIVTDSGVVIRMNIDGISRMGRYAQGVKLISVKQDEEVASLARVPTEEEEEEED is encoded by the coding sequence ATGCCTGAAGAACAGCGCATCAATGAGATCAATATCAGCCAGGAAATGCGCAGCTCCTTCCTGGATTATGCGATGAGCGTCATCGTCAGCCGGGCCCTCCCTGATGTCCGGGACGGCCTCAAGCCGGTGCATCGGCGTATTCTGTACACGATGCACGAGCTGGGGATGACATCGGATAAACCCTACCGGAAATCGGCCAACGTGGTCGGTAACGTTCTCGCCTCCTATCATCCCCATGGGGATGGGGCCGTGTATGACACCATGGTCCGCATGGCCCAGGATTTCTCCTACCGGTACATGCTGGTGGACGGACACGGAAACTTCGGGTCCGTCGATGGGGATTCCCCGGCGGCGATGCGGTACACCGAGGCCCGGATGGCACCGATCACCCGGGAATTGCTGCGGGATATCGAGAAAGAGACGATCGACTTCACCCCGAACTATGACGGGCGCCTGGAAGAGCCGGTGGTGCTTCCCGCCCGCTTCCCCAACCTGTTGGTGAACGGGTCGGCGGGGATTGCCGTCGGGATGGCCACCAACATCCCGCCCCACAACCTGACGGAAGTGATTGACGGATTGCTGGCCATGATTCAAAATCCGGAGATCACCATCGATGAATTGATGGAGCACATCAAAGGACCGGATTTTCCGACTGCCGGTCTCATCCTGGGCCGGGACGGAATCAAGAAGGCCTACCGGACCGGGCGCGGCAGTATCAAGATGCAGGCCAAGACCCGGATCGAAGAAGCCAACAACGGCAAGATGCGGATCGTGGTCGAGGAGCTCCCCTACCAGGTCAATAAAGCCAAACTGGTGGAGAAGATTGCCGAGCTGGTCCGGGACAAGAAGATTGACGGCATCACCGATCTGAGGGATGAATCGGACCGCAACGGAATGCGCGTCATCATCGAACTGCGCCGGGATGTCAATCCGAAGGTGTTGCTCAACAACCTCTATAAGCAGACCAACCTCCAGACCAGCTTCGGGGTCAATATGCTGGCACTGGTGGATGGCAAGCCTCTGGTGCTCAATCTGAAGCAGGTGTTGCATCATTACCTGGAACACCAGGTGGAAGTGATCCGTCGTCGGACCCAGTTTGATCTTCGCAAAGCGGAAGAACGGGCCCATATTCTGGAAGGGCTCCGGATCGCACTGGACCACATCGATGAAGTGATCGAACTGATCCGGGGCTCCCGCACCACACAGGAAGCCCGGGACGGTTTGATGGAGAAGTTCGGACTGAGTGATAAGCAGGCCCAGGCGATCCTGGATATGCGTCTGCAACGCCTGACCGGTCTGGAACGGGAAAAGATCGAGACCGAATATGATGAGCTCCTGAAGACCATCGCCGAATTGAAGGCGATTTTGGCCAGCGAAGAGAAGATTCGCGGGGTGGTCCGGGATGAACTGACAGAGGTCCGTGACAAGTACGGCGATGAACGCCGCTCCCGGATCATGCTGAACACAGGGGATATCGCCGACGAGGATTTGATCCCGGAAGATGAAGTCACCATCCTGATGACTCATCGGGGATATATCAAGCGGATGCTTCTCTCCGGTTACCGGGCCCAGCGCCGGGGCGGCCGGGGAGTGTCCGGGATGGGGACGCGGGAGGATGATTTCGTCCAGCATCTGTTCGTCACCAATTCCCACAACTACCTGCTCTTCTTTTCCAACAAAGGCAAGGTTTACCGGATGAAAGCTTATGAGGTTCCGGAACTGTCCCGGACCGCCCGGGGCACGCCGATCATCAACCTGATCCAGATCGATCAGGGGGAATATATCGAGGCGGTCATCCCGGTTCGGGAGTTTTCCCCGGACAGCTATCTTTTCTTCGGTACCAAATTCGGGGTGGTCAAAAAGACCCCCCTGGAAGAGTTCGGCCATATCCGTCGGAACGGCTTGTTCGCCATCAACCTGCGGGAAGGGGACGAACTGGTGGGCGTCCGTCTGACTGACGGGGAACAGGAGATCATGCTGGGGACCCGCCGCGGGATGTCCATCCGCTTCCCGGAACAGGATGTTCGTCAGATGGGCCGTACCGCCACCGGGGTGAAGGGAATCGCTCTCGGCAAAGATGACGAAGTGGTCGGAATGGAAGTGGTGGATCCCGAACGGGAAGTGGTCGTGGTGACCAGCAAGGGATACGGAAAGCGCACCCCCCTGTCCGAATACCGGACCCAGTCCCGTGGCGGCAAGGGGATCAAAGCACAAAACGTGACCAAAACCAAAGGACACGTGGTGGGTCTGAAGGTGGTCTCCCCGGATGAGGACCTGATGATCGTCACCGATTCCGGTGTGGTGATCCGGATGAATATCGACGGGATCTCCCGCATGGGCCGCTACGCTCAAGGTGTCAAACTGATCTCGGTCAAACAGGATGAAGAGGTGGCATCCCTGGCCCGGGTCCCCACCGAAGAAGAGGAAGAGGAAGAAGATTAA
- a CDS encoding YaaC family protein, translated as MDSPVRRILCDSPEQKMWNLFLLLENESTLRTFLESKYRKQGMEHPSRAAFRAAQPLMYHVKQAREYYRAARESDLFVRPLLAYYGMITLSKVLMLTMVPDYPENAAVLRHGISTRRRKRGDYQFFADEVRVQREGLFPELARNRGWGVLVGESWTPRELFSLIPELQDGYRQLFSEETLVPVAVPDVPAVPGQGMPLVLEERILDALHLTPRGLVNRLNRFSPGGEVRFTCEELPVSVPGILLFWHHPRISHVNQWERGFAHPLFREDMHGNHWLLPFQRVETCIPELLVHYALLFALSMLCRYEPPLWGEMIHGMASEEMVLIQEFLQVTQRKFPNLILNELFEEKILFRRM; from the coding sequence ATGGACTCACCGGTTCGGCGCATTCTCTGTGATTCACCGGAGCAAAAGATGTGGAATCTGTTTTTGCTTCTGGAGAATGAATCCACTCTCCGCACCTTTCTGGAAAGCAAATACCGCAAACAAGGGATGGAACACCCCTCAAGGGCCGCCTTCCGGGCCGCACAGCCCCTGATGTACCACGTCAAGCAAGCCCGGGAGTATTATCGGGCTGCGCGGGAGAGCGACCTCTTTGTCCGCCCGTTGCTCGCCTACTACGGAATGATCACCCTGTCCAAAGTCCTGATGCTGACCATGGTTCCCGATTACCCGGAGAACGCTGCCGTTCTTCGCCACGGGATTTCCACGCGCAGACGAAAACGGGGGGATTATCAATTTTTCGCCGATGAGGTCCGGGTGCAGCGGGAAGGGTTGTTTCCGGAACTGGCCCGGAACCGGGGGTGGGGGGTTCTGGTCGGAGAAAGCTGGACCCCGAGGGAATTGTTCTCCCTGATCCCGGAACTGCAAGACGGATACCGTCAGCTCTTTTCGGAAGAGACCCTTGTTCCTGTTGCCGTTCCGGACGTCCCTGCAGTTCCCGGTCAGGGGATGCCCCTGGTTTTGGAAGAGAGGATTCTGGATGCGCTCCATCTCACCCCCCGGGGGTTGGTCAACCGACTCAACCGTTTTTCCCCCGGCGGAGAAGTCCGCTTCACCTGTGAAGAGCTTCCCGTCTCTGTTCCGGGGATCCTCCTTTTCTGGCATCACCCCCGCATATCCCATGTCAATCAGTGGGAACGGGGCTTTGCTCACCCCTTGTTTCGGGAAGATATGCATGGGAATCACTGGCTGCTCCCTTTCCAACGGGTGGAGACCTGCATCCCGGAATTGTTGGTCCACTATGCTCTTCTGTTCGCCCTCAGTATGCTTTGTCGATATGAACCCCCTCTGTGGGGGGAGATGATTCATGGGATGGCTTCGGAAGAGATGGTATTGATCCAGGAGTTTCTTCAGGTGACGCAACGGAAATTTCCCAACCTGATTCTCAATGAGTTGTTTGAGGAAAAGATCCTGTTTCGGCGGATGTGA
- the guaB gene encoding IMP dehydrogenase, whose product MWEDKFTKEGLTFDDVLLVPAKSEVLPRDVEVATRLGDRIHLNAPLLSAGMDTVTEAPMAIAIARQGGIGIIHKSMEIREQAEEVDRVKRSESGVITNPFYLHPDHQVYDAESLMSKFRISGVPIVDRDRKLVGILTNRDLRFVRDYSIPISAVMTRDNLVTAPVGTTLTDAEEVLQKHKIEKLPLVDGEGVLKGLITIKDIEKATMFPNAAKDAQGRLLAGAAVGVTGDTMKRAAALVEAEVDVLVVDTAHGHSKGVLETVAGLRREYPDLVIVAGNVATGEGTKDLIEAGASVVKVGIGPGSICTTRVVAGIGVPQITAIYDCATVARRYGVPIIADGGIRFSGDIVKALAAGADAVMLGSIFAGTEESPGETEIYQGRQFKVYRGMGSIGAMKAGSKDRYFQENERKLVPEGIEGRVPYKGPLAETVFQLLGGIRAGMGYCGTRNLRELKENSRFVRITNASLQESHPHDIQITKEAPNYNL is encoded by the coding sequence ATGTGGGAAGATAAATTTACCAAAGAAGGTCTCACCTTTGATGATGTATTGCTCGTGCCCGCCAAATCCGAAGTTCTTCCGCGGGATGTGGAAGTGGCCACCCGGTTGGGTGACCGGATTCACCTGAATGCCCCTCTGTTGAGTGCGGGGATGGACACGGTGACTGAAGCTCCGATGGCGATCGCGATCGCCCGCCAAGGAGGGATCGGGATCATCCATAAAAGTATGGAGATCAGGGAGCAGGCGGAGGAAGTGGATCGGGTGAAGCGGTCGGAGAGCGGTGTGATCACCAACCCCTTTTACCTCCACCCGGATCACCAGGTGTATGATGCCGAGTCCCTGATGTCCAAATTTCGCATCTCCGGGGTGCCTATTGTGGATCGGGACCGGAAATTGGTCGGCATCCTCACCAACCGGGACTTGCGGTTTGTCCGGGATTACTCCATCCCGATCTCCGCTGTGATGACCCGCGACAATCTGGTGACGGCACCTGTGGGCACCACTCTGACCGATGCGGAGGAGGTCCTGCAGAAACACAAGATTGAGAAGCTGCCTTTGGTGGATGGGGAGGGAGTCCTCAAAGGACTGATCACTATCAAAGATATTGAGAAGGCGACGATGTTCCCCAACGCAGCCAAGGATGCCCAGGGCCGACTGCTCGCCGGTGCCGCCGTCGGGGTGACCGGAGACACGATGAAGCGCGCCGCTGCCTTGGTGGAAGCCGAAGTGGATGTATTGGTGGTGGATACCGCTCATGGCCACTCCAAGGGTGTGTTGGAGACCGTGGCCGGGTTGCGGCGGGAGTACCCCGATCTGGTGATCGTTGCCGGAAATGTGGCGACTGGGGAAGGGACAAAGGATCTGATCGAGGCCGGTGCCAGCGTGGTCAAAGTGGGAATCGGTCCGGGGTCGATCTGCACCACGAGGGTGGTGGCCGGAATCGGGGTTCCCCAGATCACAGCCATTTATGACTGTGCCACCGTCGCCCGCCGGTACGGGGTTCCCATTATTGCCGACGGGGGAATCCGTTTTTCCGGGGACATCGTAAAAGCCTTGGCCGCCGGAGCCGATGCGGTGATGTTGGGGAGCATCTTTGCGGGAACGGAGGAATCCCCCGGTGAAACGGAGATCTATCAGGGACGGCAATTCAAAGTTTATCGCGGAATGGGATCGATCGGTGCGATGAAAGCGGGAAGCAAGGACCGCTATTTCCAGGAAAATGAGCGGAAGTTGGTCCCCGAGGGCATCGAGGGGCGTGTCCCCTATAAAGGGCCGCTGGCGGAAACTGTTTTCCAACTCCTGGGGGGGATCCGGGCCGGCATGGGGTATTGTGGCACCCGGAATCTGCGCGAGTTGAAGGAGAATTCCCGGTTTGTCCGGATCACCAACGCTTCTTTGCAGGAAAGTCACCCTCACGATATCCAGATCACGAAAGAAGCGCCCAACTACAATCTGTAA